The following are encoded together in the Anguilla rostrata isolate EN2019 chromosome 19, ASM1855537v3, whole genome shotgun sequence genome:
- the LOC135246020 gene encoding Bardet-Biedl syndrome 10 protein homolog, translating into MQLSDCALCVQQAPVKGSVEMKGVQRVELGTLLQVTQALEAVVGPCFGPSGGQVLFTRDSGEVLITRDGRRILTSLRLDHPVARVLVGCVSAHCKITGDGAKSFLLLLGALLRGIHGDHLHGIQARRVAHILLSFQTLVLDGVIGQGLAPRALSLLQDPAHLRPLTDAYFRGKTASSHWGVLSQTACEFYRRWRCEQDCTGVTLIARHFAALHTPVPGLPVSRSRVLQGLVIHRDFAVRCPGDGPLRALATSVPLQSPLAPPGVSLNLASAAQAQRCCGGVGGRAERGVACLRRLRVGLLLSAAKQSELALDLARRAGLSVVECVDSDELALFCRLAGAELFADPGDWSLIGEEHVATVTFCKPVVLGPDRLAHVGFPEGRGLAPHCLVLCGPSPGLAEQCSTAFCGLFRMLQRVYEPVQSRHAQGPVQSHHPQGREEDSENVAHYMVKQPGLHNGTRLDRAPASMRDNAHLSTDSTEAGGPQAIIGDPNRGEGPQVLISDPNRGEGPQALISDPNRGEGPLCAEPEHPIPDWLRNGKASGERPGVHFGEGKEGALGSRNRETGPASSGVLIEAGSVLPAGGAFEFVLHHCLLQQASQRRCPDLRAACRLVAGAVLSVPRRLYPGPRFLDAQSHFLRASGAAPPSCPCLLSVDLILHTHIRSQAEHNQEEEEEAEE; encoded by the exons ATGCAGCTCAGTGATTGCgccctgtgtgtacagcagGCCCCTGTTAAAGGCAGTGTGGAGATGAAGGGGGTGCAGAGGGTGGAGTTGGGGACCCTGCTGCAGGTCACCCAGGCCTTGGAGGCGGTGGTGGGCCCGTGCTTCGGTCCGTCCGGGGGCCAGGTCCTCTTCACCCGCGACTCTGGAGAGGTCCTCATCACCAGGGATGGCCGGAGGATCCTTACCTCCCTTCGGCTTGACCATCCCGTTGCCAG AGTCCTGGTGGGATGTGTATCAGCACACTGTAAGATCACGGGTGATGGAGCCAAGTCCTTCCTTCTCCTGCTGGGGGCGCTTCTGCGGGGTATCCACGGCGACCATCTCCACGGCATTCAGGCCCGCCGCGTGGCTCACATTCTGCTTTCCTTCCAGACGCTCGTTTTGGATGGCGTGATCGGGCAGGGCCTCGCCCCTCGCGCCCTGTCCCTTCTCCAGGACCCCGCCCACCTGCGCCCGCTCACGGACGCCTACTTCCGGGGAAAGACGGCGAGCTCCCACTGGGGGGTCCTGAGCCAGACGGCCTGCGAGTTCTACCGCAGGTGGCGGTGTGAGCAGGACTGCACCGGCGTGACCCTGATCGCCCGCCACTTCGCCGCGCTCCACACGCCCGTACCAGGCCTGCCCGTGAGCCGGTCCCGGGTCCTCCAGGGCCTGGTGATCCACAGAGACTTTGCGGTGCGTTGCCCTGGCGACGGGCCGCTCCGAGCGCTGGCCACAAGCGTGCCGCTCCAGTCCCCTCTGGCGCCCCCTGGCGTCTCTCTGAACCTGGCGAGCGCGGCGCAGGCGCAGAGGTGCTGCGGCGGGGTGGGCGGGAGGGCAGAGCGGGGCGTGGCCTGCCTGCGCAGGCTGAGGGTGGGGCTGCTGCTCTCGGCAGCGAAGCAGTCGGAGCTGGCGCTGGACCTCGCTCGGCGGGCCGGCCTGTCCGTGGTGGAGTGCGTGGACAGTGACGAGCTGGCGCTGTTCTGTCGGCtggcgggggcggagctcttTGCCGACCCCGGTGACTGGAGCCTGATTGGAGAGGAGCACGTTGCCACGGTGACATTCTGCAAGCCCGTGGTGCTGGGTCCCGACAGGTTGGCCCACGTGGGCTtcccagaggggcggggcttggcacCGCACTGCCTGGTTCTGTGCGGGCCCAGTCCCGGCCTGGCGGAGCAGTGCAGCACGGCCTTCTGCGGACTGTTCCGGATGCTTCAGCGCGTGTACGAGCCTGTCCAGTCGCGTCACGCACAGGGTCCTGTCCAATCACATCACCcgcagggcagggaggaggacagtgagaaCGTAGCTCATTACATGGTCAAACAACCCGGCCTACACAATGGCACAAGGTTAGATAGAGCACCCGCCAGCATGAGGGACAATGCCCACCTgagcactgacagcacagaggcTGGAGGGCCACAGGCCATTATTGGGGACCCAAACAGGGGTGAGGGGCCACAGGTCCTCATTAGCGACCCAAACAGGGGTGAGGGGCCACAGGCCCTCATTAGTGACCCAAACAGGGGTGAGGGGCCACTATGTGCAGAACCTGAACATCCAATTCCGGACTGGCTACGAAATGGCAAAGCATCAGGAGAGCGGCCAGGCGTCCATTTTGGGGAAGGGAAAGAAGGAGCACTGGGGAGCCGTAACCGGGAAACAGGCCCCGCCTCTTCAGGTGTCCTAATAGAGGCAGGCAGCGTgctaccagcagggggcgcgtTTGAGTTCGTACTGCACCACTGCCTCCTGCAGCAGGCCTCCCAGCGGCGCTGCCCCGACCTGCGCGCGGCCTGCCGGCTGGTGGCGGGGGCCGTACTGAGCGTGCCCAGGCGGCTGTACCCCGGCCCACGCTTCCTGGATGCCCAGTCACACTTCCTCAGGGCCTCTGGGgccgccccccccagctgtcCCTG CCTGCTGTCCGTGGACCTCATCCTTCACACCCACATCCGCAGCCAGGCGGAACACaaccaggaggaggaagaggaggcagaaGAGTAG